In Mus musculus strain C57BL/6J chromosome 1, GRCm38.p6 C57BL/6J, a single genomic region encodes these proteins:
- the Chrng gene encoding acetylcholine receptor subunit gamma precursor, whose amino-acid sequence MQGGQRPQLLLLLLAVCLGAQSRNQEERLLADLMRNYDPHLRPAERDSDVVNVSLKLTLTNLISLNEREEALTTNVWIEMQWCDYRLRWDPKDYEGLWILRVPSTMVWRPDIVLENNVDGVFEVALYCNVLVSPDGCIYWLPPAIFRSSCSISVTYFPFDWQNCSLVFQSQTYSTSEINLQLSQEDGQAIEWIFIDPEAFTENGEWAIRHRPAKMLLDSVAPAEEAGHQKVVFYLLIQRKPLFYVINIIAPCVLISSVAILIYFLPAKAGGQKCTVATNVLLAQTVFLFLVAKKVPETSQAVPLISKYLTFLMVVTILIVVNSVVVLNVSLRSPHTHSMARGVRKVFLRLLPQLLRMHVRPLAPAAVQDARFRLQNGSSSGWPIMAREEGDLCLPRSELLFRQRQRNGLVQAVLEKLENGPEVRQSQEFCGSLKQASPAIQACVDACNLMARARRQQSHFDSGNEEWLLVGRVLDRVCFLAMLSLFICGTAGIFLMAHYNQVPDLPFPGDPRPYLPLPD is encoded by the exons ATGCAAGGGGGCCAGAGACCTCAGCTCCTCTTGCTGCTGTTGGCTGTCTGCCTGG GGGCCCAGAGCCGCAACCAAGAGGAGCGTCTGCTTGCGGACCTGATGCGAAACTACGACCCCCACCTGCGGCCGGCTGAGCGCGACTCAGATGTGGTCAATGTCAGCCTGAAGCTTACCTTGACCAACCTCATCTCCCTG AATGAACGAGAGGAGGCCCTCACAACTAACGTCTGGATAGAGATG CAATGGTGCGACTATCGCCTGCGCTGGGACCCAAAAGACTACGAAGGCCTGTGGATATTGAGGGTGCCATCTACTATGGTCTGGCGGCCAGATATCGTCCTGGAGAACAA TGTGGACGGTGTCTTCGAGGTGGCTCTCTACTGCAATGTCCTCGTGTCCCCCGACGGTTGTATCTACTGGCTGCCGCCTGCCATCTTCCGCTCCTCCTGCTCCATCTCTGTCACCTACTTCCCCTTCGATTGGCAGAACTGTTCCCTCGTCTTCCA ATCCCAGACTTACAGCACCAGTGAGATCAACTTGCAGCTGAGCCAGGAGGATGGGCAAGCCATTGAGTGGATCTTCATTGACCCGGAGGCTTTCACAG AGAATGGGGAGTGGGCCATCCGGCACCGACCGGCTAAAATGCTCCTGGACTCCGTGGCTCCTGCAGAGGAGGCGGGCCACCAGAAGGTGGTGTTCTACCTGCTTATCCAGCGCAAGCCCCTCTTCTACGTCATCAACATCATCGCCCCCTGTGTGCTCATCTCCTCAGTCGCCATCCTCATCTACTTCCTTCCTGCTAAGG CGGGCGGGCAGAAATGCACAGTGGCCACCAACGTGCTCCTGGCCCAGACTGTCTTCCTTTTCCTTGTGGCTAAGAAGGTGCCTGAGACCTCCCAGGCAGTGCCACTCATCAGCAA GTACCTGACCTTCCTCATGGTGGTGACCATCCTCATCGTCGTGAACTCTGTGGTCGTGCTCAATGTGTCCTTGcggtccccccacacacactccatggCCCGTGGGGTCCGCAAG GTGTTCCTGAGGCTCCTGCCCCAGCTGTTACGGATGCATGTGCGCCCACTAGCTCCAGCTGCTGTCCAGGATGCCCGGTTCCGACTCCAGAATGGCTCTTCCTCAGGGTGGCCCATCATGGCTCGAGAGGAAGGGGACCTCTGTCTGCCTCGAAGCGAACTCCTCTTTAGGCAAAGGCAGCGCAATGGATTAGTGCAGGCAGTATTGGAGAAGCTAG AGAATGGTCCAGAagtgaggcagagccaggagttcTGTGGCAGCCTGAAGCAAGCCTCCCCAGCCATCCAGGCCTGTGTGGATGCCTGTAACCTCATGGCTCGTGCCCGACGCCAGCAGAGTCACTTTGACAGT GGGAACGAGGAGTGGTTGCTGGTGGGCCGAGTGCTGGACCGAGTCTGCTTCCTAGCCATGCTCTCCCTCTTCATCTGTGGCACTGCTGGCATCTTCCTCATGGCCCACTACAACCAAGTGCCTGACCTGCCGTTCCCCGGAGACCCCCGCCCCTACCTGCCTTTGCCAGACTGA
- the Chrng gene encoding acetylcholine receptor subunit gamma isoform X1, with product MEGLGVTCTLPSPSTLPAPSLHLIPLCLLLLWSEPPPSVAGAQSRNQEERLLADLMRNYDPHLRPAERDSDVVNVSLKLTLTNLISLNEREEALTTNVWIEMQWCDYRLRWDPKDYEGLWILRVPSTMVWRPDIVLENNVDGVFEVALYCNVLVSPDGCIYWLPPAIFRSSCSISVTYFPFDWQNCSLVFQSQTYSTSEINLQLSQEDGQAIEWIFIDPEAFTENGEWAIRHRPAKMLLDSVAPAEEAGHQKVVFYLLIQRKPLFYVINIIAPCVLISSVAILIYFLPAKAGGQKCTVATNVLLAQTVFLFLVAKKVPETSQAVPLISKYLTFLMVVTILIVVNSVVVLNVSLRSPHTHSMARGVRKVFLRLLPQLLRMHVRPLAPAAVQDARFRLQNGSSSGWPIMAREEGDLCLPRSELLFRQRQRNGLVQAVLEKLENGPEVRQSQEFCGSLKQASPAIQACVDACNLMARARRQQSHFDSGNEEWLLVGRVLDRVCFLAMLSLFICGTAGIFLMAHYNQVPDLPFPGDPRPYLPLPD from the exons ATGGAGGGTCTGGGGGTTACCTGTACTCTCCCTAGCCCCAgcaccctccccgcccccagtcTCCACCTTATCCCtctgtgcctcctcctcctctggagCGAACCCCCTCCTTCTGTTGCAGGGGCCCAGAGCCGCAACCAAGAGGAGCGTCTGCTTGCGGACCTGATGCGAAACTACGACCCCCACCTGCGGCCGGCTGAGCGCGACTCAGATGTGGTCAATGTCAGCCTGAAGCTTACCTTGACCAACCTCATCTCCCTG AATGAACGAGAGGAGGCCCTCACAACTAACGTCTGGATAGAGATG CAATGGTGCGACTATCGCCTGCGCTGGGACCCAAAAGACTACGAAGGCCTGTGGATATTGAGGGTGCCATCTACTATGGTCTGGCGGCCAGATATCGTCCTGGAGAACAA TGTGGACGGTGTCTTCGAGGTGGCTCTCTACTGCAATGTCCTCGTGTCCCCCGACGGTTGTATCTACTGGCTGCCGCCTGCCATCTTCCGCTCCTCCTGCTCCATCTCTGTCACCTACTTCCCCTTCGATTGGCAGAACTGTTCCCTCGTCTTCCA ATCCCAGACTTACAGCACCAGTGAGATCAACTTGCAGCTGAGCCAGGAGGATGGGCAAGCCATTGAGTGGATCTTCATTGACCCGGAGGCTTTCACAG AGAATGGGGAGTGGGCCATCCGGCACCGACCGGCTAAAATGCTCCTGGACTCCGTGGCTCCTGCAGAGGAGGCGGGCCACCAGAAGGTGGTGTTCTACCTGCTTATCCAGCGCAAGCCCCTCTTCTACGTCATCAACATCATCGCCCCCTGTGTGCTCATCTCCTCAGTCGCCATCCTCATCTACTTCCTTCCTGCTAAGG CGGGCGGGCAGAAATGCACAGTGGCCACCAACGTGCTCCTGGCCCAGACTGTCTTCCTTTTCCTTGTGGCTAAGAAGGTGCCTGAGACCTCCCAGGCAGTGCCACTCATCAGCAA GTACCTGACCTTCCTCATGGTGGTGACCATCCTCATCGTCGTGAACTCTGTGGTCGTGCTCAATGTGTCCTTGcggtccccccacacacactccatggCCCGTGGGGTCCGCAAG GTGTTCCTGAGGCTCCTGCCCCAGCTGTTACGGATGCATGTGCGCCCACTAGCTCCAGCTGCTGTCCAGGATGCCCGGTTCCGACTCCAGAATGGCTCTTCCTCAGGGTGGCCCATCATGGCTCGAGAGGAAGGGGACCTCTGTCTGCCTCGAAGCGAACTCCTCTTTAGGCAAAGGCAGCGCAATGGATTAGTGCAGGCAGTATTGGAGAAGCTAG AGAATGGTCCAGAagtgaggcagagccaggagttcTGTGGCAGCCTGAAGCAAGCCTCCCCAGCCATCCAGGCCTGTGTGGATGCCTGTAACCTCATGGCTCGTGCCCGACGCCAGCAGAGTCACTTTGACAGT GGGAACGAGGAGTGGTTGCTGGTGGGCCGAGTGCTGGACCGAGTCTGCTTCCTAGCCATGCTCTCCCTCTTCATCTGTGGCACTGCTGGCATCTTCCTCATGGCCCACTACAACCAAGTGCCTGACCTGCCGTTCCCCGGAGACCCCCGCCCCTACCTGCCTTTGCCAGACTGA